A segment of the Stigmatopora nigra isolate UIUO_SnigA chromosome 15, RoL_Snig_1.1, whole genome shotgun sequence genome:
ttttagacaaaaatatattttgaaataaaaaaattgtgaagataaaaaacctaaatatttgaTATATATGACTATAtgctacatatacatacaagtatacatatatatgtgtgtgtgtgtgtttatgtatttgtatacttgtatacacatgtacatatatacgtatatgcatatacatgtgatTTGTTTAGTTTTGTACTGAAAACACGCAAACGTTATCAGATTATATCCAATTAATATGACCGAATCCAATCCTGTACAATACTCCAAAGCTAGCCGCATTGGGTGCCGATATCAAGCATCGCATCAGGGCATGACTAGGTAGGCGAGCCAGGCACAGATTTAACACCTCCTCTGCATTGTGTTGGTGACTCTAGGAGCGAGTACAGCTGCAGTACAACTTGCGCTTCACGTTGGGCGAGCAGGAGCACAGCGAGAGCGGCAGTCTTGAGAACTGGCCGGCTTCGGACATGTGGACAAATCTATAGCGCTGTTAAAAGCAACTGGATAGACTCTTGCCAGCTGGCCCAACTCCGCTCTTTACATTTAACACTCCGTACCTGCTCTGAATTTATTTCTCCCTCTCCCCTTTCCTCTCGACTCTTCCTGCTCTGTTTGTGCGCTTTGCTTTTTGCCGACTGCTTCCAAACACCGCCTGTcctttgaattttattttttcttgggGGGGTCGGTTCAAGTCAGCTACAAATGAACTGACATCCACTACTGCATGTGCAAAAGTGCTTCTGTTCGTCTGTAGATTATGACTTCCATCTTTGCATGCTCCGCCATCATAAAACGTCAATACACAAAGGACGATAAGCGATATTTCTTCTTGTCAAACCAAATCTGCTGAATCATCGTTTTAGTCTCTCGAACGAGACTTTCCTTCTTTtgtgtcatgaaaaaaaaacaaaagtactgTGACATTGTTGTGTATGTTCTGCCATATGTGCCTCTTTCTCATTTCTGTTTAACTTTTAGCACATCTTAATGGATCTGATCTCTAATACATTGTTTCATTGAACAAGtgtagctgtttttttttaatttatttattttagttttttaaaaacatctttCACTACCACTGGTGAttttagacatccaatcatttgGCTCTTGAAACTAAATTCTAATTCAAATGAGATTGTCACTTGTCGGCATCCAATCTGTTTAATTTTGGgggatggcagcgaatgaaTGTCTTTCACTCATCTCGCTCTAAATGGAATAAAGGTTTTAGTAGGATATTTTATTTGTGGCAGACCATCGCTGTTGATATTTCACCATTATTGCATGAAAGGGTTCGCCGACCAAACTGTTGGAGCCAAAGTTTGGCGTCTGCAAAGTCCTTGAGCTCCCTTCGTCGTAGCACGTCTGCTTTGTAAATACCAATGTACATTTGAACTGTGCAAAAGCGTAATCAGCGCTAAAAGTTGCTGAACGAGGAGTAATAAAGGTTTTGGTGGACGAGGGGAAAGAATTTAGAGACGGGTGGCGTAATTGTGTGTTGTTTTTCAGCATGCAAACTACTAAAAAAGAAATCTACTCCTATACTTATTCTTAGAATTTATATTGATATATGttgcatatttacatatatgtacaaTACAACTTTATTAGTACTAAAGCGTTTGTGTATGAGCGTGTTAGAGACAGAATAAttttaatatcttaaaatgcttttataatttattttaatccgACGATCACCGGCAAATCATGGgcatttttatgacattttatttgtgACAATAGTGTAGACTGTATGACAAGATGTATAATCAAATATGTTTTGTACGAGTTTGCTATTACAATAATTCCTCATATATTCTGCTTATGAGTATcaacgtggattttcacatttttatgaaaacaaaaataatcctaAAGAGGCTTGTAATGACTGAAAACAACTGATCACTTTTCACCCTCCAAGTTGTAATGTATTAGACATGAATTGCTGTCGATGACAGCGAACGCAGGCTCAAATCCTCAGAAGTAACCCGTGGGATCACTCCTGTCGCACATCTGCACGTGCACGTGTGAAGTGATTCCTGGGTAGACGCTCTGCATGTTCATCATAACGCCAAGACGTTGGCCTTTGCTCACCGTTCCGGCAACCTTGTCTGGCTTCACGTAGAAGAATTTGAAACAAAGACCTGCATGGGAGGTATGGAGATGGTCACACACACAAGGATCATTTCTGATTGAAGGTTGTTTAAGATAagataatgtaaataaataaatatataactcATGTACAGTCCAAATTCAGTGCTCagaatgtagatttttttttagaggtcTTTCCCTCTTGATACTCTTGGTCATTTTGCAATACGAGATTGAGACCCAATTTTGGCACTGACCTTCCCCTTCCATGTTGATCCCATTGTTAATGGCTGCCTTTTTAGGGTCATTGTAGACGATGACTCGCCCGTTGAGGGTGACGTCAAATGGAGCGTAGACCACCGAGCCGTCGTCGCAGTTGATGTCAAGACCTTGGTGGCTCCTGCCCCCCCTTGGAAGACAACACACAAAGAGGTCAACAATTGGTCAAGTGGATTATCTGGATTATCGAGTGATGTGAGGCCTACCTTGAGGCTCCGTAGCGACCTTGACCCCAGCTGTCGGACCCTCTCCGGGTGTTGAAGGTATTCCCTTGGCATATCTGCCCAAAGGTCACACCCTCACACCCACAAGCAAAAGCTACACAGGGTCAAATGTTAAATTATTATGAGACGGGAAAGATTTTGTCAATCTTAATGAGGTTTCTCACCCAGCAGAGCAACAGGCAGAATCCAGTTTTTCATCTTCTCGACTGCAACGACTCCACATAGGCTCTGTTGGTGCTTTTATGCTCGGCACGACAACGACCGCCCGGCCGTTTACATCATCGCCGAAATTCCAGGCTGGCTGGTAAAGTCAATATAGTGGAAGCCAAAGCATATTTCAAAGTCCCAGGTGttggattgttttcatttttgcagATTGGCTCACTTGTGGAGTGTCAAAGTTCTTCTTGTGCAAGGTTGGAAAGTCTTATCAATGTCATGCACAAAAGGTTTGCCACTTTTACGCAACTAAAATGTTGTTATTTGAAGAAATAACCTGCTGTTGCTGCACAATGTGTCAACAAAATCTGTTTTGTAGCCACCTGATGATGTGGTGggtcactcgcctgactttggtgcaggtttgattcccgctggtggtcgtatgattgtgagtgtgaatggttgtttgtctttgcgtgtcctacagctgactggtcaccagtttagggtgtagtccaaTCAAAATGACATAACAGAACCTCCGATTAATCCCCCTGATCTAAAACTACTTATGTTATTTATCAATTTTGATACAGATAgcttgacagaaaaaaaatgcaaataaatttcATGCAACTAATGTTGCACAACATAGGGAAatcatgtagtttttttttaatatagattAGTAGGTAGAAAGTATTATTTAATTGCCCGATTCTTAATCTTATTGATTCACAAAAAGATAATTAAGATAGATGTTTAGCAAGTCCCTCTCTGCTgggccaaaaaataataatttgaagcACAGACTggtgttaaatatattttgtccataaatacttattaaataattccaaattgtcatcTTCCTTTCGACTTTACCATAGAACTATACCTGGGGGCACTGCAGAATAAAATATGCGTCATGCTTGGCtgaac
Coding sequences within it:
- the LOC144208710 gene encoding leukocyte cell-derived chemotaxin-2-like: MKNWILPVALLAFACGCEGVTFGQICQGNTFNTRRGSDSWGQGRYGASRGGRSHQGLDINCDDGSVVYAPFDVTLNGRVIVYNDPKKAAINNGINMEGEGLCFKFFYVKPDKVAGTVSKGQRLGVMMNMQSVYPGITSHVHVQMCDRSDPTGYF